In Salinarimonas sp., a genomic segment contains:
- a CDS encoding vitamin B12-dependent ribonucleotide reductase: MRIERRYTSAGRDPYSGITFRKATSEIRNPDGSVVFRLENIDVPEAWSQVACDVLAQKYFRKAGVPARLKRVEENDVPSFLWRSVADEAALADLPEEERSGSEVSSRQVFDRLAGCWTYWGWKGGYFTAEEDASAFFDELRYMLAMQMVAPNSPQWFNTGLHWAYGIDGPSQGHFYVDYKTGELVKSASAYEHPQPHACFIQSVEDDLVNEGGIMDLWVREARLFKYGSGTGSNFSRLRGEGERLSGGGKSSGLMSFLKIGDRAAGAIKSGGTTRRAAKMVVVDIDHPDIEAYIDWKVKEEQKVAALVTGSKLNSKHLKAVLKACVNCEVDGGDDEACFDPERNPALKREIKAARRAMVPDSYIKRVIQFARQGYTDIEFPIYDTDWDSEAYLTVSGQNSNNSVSITDDFLRAVEQDGDWSLTWRQNGKVKKTVKAAELWEKIGYAAWASADPGLHFNTTMNDWHTCPASGKIRGSNPCSEYMFLDDTACNLASANLLQFYHREAKTFDVAGYEHLCRLWTMVLEISVTMAQFPSREIAELSYRYRTLGLGYANIGGLLMTMGLPYDSDEGRALCGALTAIMTGVAYATSAEMASELGPFPGYETNTAHMLRVMRNHRRAAHGETSGYEGLSTTPVPLDHASCPQPDLVARARAAWDRALALGEEHGYRNAQATVIAPTGTIGLVMDCDTTGIEPDFALVKFKKLAGGGYFKIINRAVPDALRTLGYREHEIAEIEVYALGHGSIAQAPAINPQSLKAKGFTDEKIAALEAGMKSAFDIKFVFNKWTLGEDFLTGALKVPAEKLTDPSFDLLAHLGFSRKDVEAANIHVCGAMTLEGAPHLKVEHYPVFDCANPCGRVGRRYLSVESHIRMMAAAQPFISGAISKTINMPNDATVEDCKSAYMLSWRLALKANALYRDGSKLSQPLNSALIEDEAEEEDAADAVEALLAQAAPARAAEVAEKIVERVIERVERVREREKMPGRRKGYTQKAVVGGHKVYLRTGEYDDGRLGEIFIDMHKEGAAFRAMMNNFAIAISLGLQYGVPLEEYVEAFTFTRFEPSGFVTGNESIKNATSILDYVFRELAISYLGRYDLAHVDPSEIGHDVLGKGEDQSRAPATQPSPAAFVSRGFTRGKTDKLMLIPGGAGGAVPQPLVTALAREAGMPTAGGARTATALKAEPVVEREMQAGAAAPTASVADRRAEARMKGYEGEACPECANFTLVRNGTCLKCDTCGGTTGCS, translated from the coding sequence ATGCGGATCGAGCGGCGATACACGAGTGCGGGGCGCGACCCCTACTCCGGCATCACCTTCCGGAAGGCGACGAGCGAGATCCGCAATCCGGACGGCTCCGTCGTGTTCCGGCTGGAGAACATCGACGTGCCGGAGGCCTGGTCGCAGGTCGCCTGCGACGTCCTCGCGCAGAAGTACTTCCGCAAGGCGGGCGTGCCCGCGCGCCTGAAGAGGGTCGAGGAGAACGACGTTCCCTCCTTCCTGTGGCGCTCCGTCGCCGACGAGGCGGCGCTCGCCGATCTCCCGGAGGAGGAGCGTTCCGGCTCGGAGGTCTCCTCCCGCCAGGTCTTCGACCGGCTCGCGGGCTGCTGGACCTATTGGGGCTGGAAGGGCGGCTACTTCACCGCCGAGGAGGACGCGAGCGCCTTCTTCGACGAGCTGCGCTATATGCTCGCCATGCAGATGGTGGCGCCGAACTCGCCGCAATGGTTCAACACCGGCCTGCATTGGGCCTACGGCATCGACGGCCCGAGCCAGGGGCACTTCTACGTCGACTACAAGACCGGCGAGCTCGTGAAGTCCGCCTCGGCCTACGAGCACCCGCAGCCGCACGCCTGCTTCATCCAGTCCGTCGAGGACGACCTCGTCAACGAGGGCGGCATCATGGACCTGTGGGTGCGCGAGGCGCGCCTGTTCAAGTACGGCTCCGGCACGGGCTCCAACTTCTCGCGGCTGCGCGGGGAGGGCGAGCGGCTGTCGGGCGGCGGCAAGTCGTCGGGCCTGATGTCCTTCCTCAAGATCGGCGACCGCGCGGCGGGCGCCATCAAGTCGGGCGGCACCACGCGCCGCGCGGCCAAGATGGTCGTCGTCGACATCGACCATCCCGACATCGAGGCCTATATCGACTGGAAGGTGAAGGAGGAGCAGAAGGTCGCGGCCCTCGTCACCGGCTCCAAGCTGAACTCGAAGCACCTCAAGGCGGTGCTCAAGGCCTGCGTCAATTGCGAGGTCGATGGCGGCGACGACGAGGCCTGCTTCGATCCCGAGAGGAACCCCGCCCTCAAGCGCGAGATCAAGGCCGCGCGCCGGGCGATGGTGCCCGACAGCTACATCAAGCGCGTGATCCAGTTCGCGCGCCAGGGCTACACCGACATCGAGTTCCCGATCTACGACACGGACTGGGATTCGGAGGCCTACCTCACCGTCTCCGGCCAGAACTCGAACAACTCGGTGTCGATCACCGACGACTTCCTGCGCGCCGTCGAGCAGGACGGCGACTGGAGCCTGACCTGGCGCCAGAACGGCAAGGTGAAGAAGACGGTCAAGGCCGCCGAGCTGTGGGAGAAGATCGGCTACGCCGCCTGGGCCTCCGCCGATCCGGGCCTGCACTTCAACACCACCATGAACGACTGGCACACCTGCCCGGCGTCGGGGAAGATCCGCGGCTCGAACCCGTGCTCCGAGTACATGTTCCTCGACGACACGGCCTGCAATCTCGCCTCGGCCAACCTGCTGCAATTCTACCACCGCGAGGCGAAGACCTTCGACGTCGCGGGCTACGAGCATCTCTGCCGGCTGTGGACGATGGTGCTCGAGATCTCGGTCACGATGGCGCAGTTCCCGAGCCGCGAGATCGCCGAGCTCTCCTACCGCTACCGCACGCTCGGGCTGGGCTACGCCAATATCGGCGGCCTGCTCATGACCATGGGCCTGCCCTACGATTCGGACGAGGGCCGGGCGCTCTGCGGCGCGCTCACCGCGATCATGACGGGCGTCGCCTACGCCACCTCGGCCGAGATGGCCTCCGAACTCGGGCCCTTCCCGGGCTACGAGACGAACACCGCGCACATGCTGCGCGTCATGCGCAACCATCGCCGCGCGGCCCACGGCGAGACCTCCGGCTACGAGGGGCTCTCCACCACCCCCGTGCCGCTCGATCACGCCTCGTGCCCGCAGCCCGATCTGGTGGCCCGCGCCCGCGCGGCCTGGGACCGCGCCCTGGCGCTCGGCGAGGAGCACGGCTACCGCAACGCCCAGGCGACCGTGATCGCGCCCACCGGCACGATCGGCCTCGTCATGGATTGCGACACGACCGGCATCGAGCCCGATTTCGCGCTCGTCAAGTTCAAGAAGCTCGCCGGCGGCGGCTACTTCAAGATCATCAACCGCGCGGTGCCCGACGCGCTGCGCACGCTCGGCTACCGCGAGCACGAGATCGCCGAGATCGAGGTCTACGCGCTCGGCCACGGCTCGATCGCGCAGGCCCCGGCCATCAACCCGCAGAGCCTCAAGGCGAAGGGCTTCACCGACGAGAAGATCGCGGCCCTCGAGGCGGGGATGAAGTCGGCCTTCGACATCAAGTTCGTCTTCAACAAGTGGACGCTCGGCGAGGACTTCCTCACCGGCGCCCTGAAGGTCCCGGCCGAGAAGCTCACCGACCCGTCCTTCGATCTCCTCGCCCATCTCGGCTTCTCGAGGAAGGACGTCGAGGCCGCGAACATCCACGTCTGCGGGGCGATGACGCTGGAGGGGGCGCCGCACCTGAAGGTCGAGCACTACCCGGTCTTCGATTGCGCCAATCCGTGCGGGCGCGTCGGCAGGCGCTACCTTTCGGTGGAGAGCCACATCCGCATGATGGCCGCGGCGCAGCCCTTCATCTCGGGGGCGATCTCCAAGACCATCAACATGCCCAACGACGCCACGGTCGAGGACTGCAAGAGCGCCTACATGCTCTCCTGGCGCCTGGCGCTGAAGGCGAACGCCCTCTACCGCGACGGCTCGAAGCTTTCCCAGCCGCTCAATTCCGCCCTCATCGAGGACGAGGCGGAGGAGGAGGACGCCGCCGATGCGGTGGAGGCGCTGCTCGCGCAGGCGGCCCCCGCCCGCGCGGCCGAGGTCGCCGAGAAGATCGTCGAGCGGGTGATCGAGCGCGTCGAGCGCGTGCGCGAGCGCGAGAAGATGCCCGGCCGCCGCAAGGGCTACACCCAGAAGGCGGTGGTGGGCGGCCACAAGGTGTATCTGCGCACCGGCGAGTACGACGACGGGCGGCTCGGCGAGATCTTCATCGACATGCACAAGGAGGGCGCGGCCTTCCGGGCGATGATGAACAACTTCGCCATCGCCATCTCGCTCGGCCTCCAGTACGGCGTGCCGCTCGAGGAATACGTGGAGGCCTTCACCTTCACCCGCTTCGAGCCCTCGGGCTTCGTCACCGGCAACGAGTCGATCAAGAACGCGACCTCGATCCTGGACTACGTCTTCCGCGAGCTCGCGATCTCCTATCTCGGCCGCTACGACCTCGCCCATGTCGACCCGAGCGAGATCGGCCACGACGTGCTCGGCAAGGGCGAGGACCAGTCCCGCGCCCCCGCCACCCAGCCGAGCCCGGCCGCCTTCGTCTCCCGCGGTTTCACCCGCGGCAAGACCGACAAGCTGATGCTCATCCCCGGCGGGGCCGGGGGCGCGGTGCCCCAGCCGCTCGTGACGGCGCTCGCCCGCGAGGCGGGCATGCCGACGGCCGGCGGTGCGCGCACGGCGACGGCGCTCAAGGCGGAGCCGGTGGTCGAGCGGGAGATGCAGGCGGGCGCCGCCGCCCCCACCGCCTCGGTCGCCGACCGGCGGGCGGAGGCGCGGATGAAGGGCTACGAGGGCGAGGCCTGCCCGGAATGCGCGAACTTCACGCTGGTGCGGAACGGGACGTGCCTGAAGTGCGACACCTGCGGGGGGACGACGGGGTGTTCTTGA
- a CDS encoding SH3 domain-containing protein, protein MTILPPTLPSPSPLRAAGLAALARVGVLALAVLGLACVEARAERAPTADVVPGEEHCVVNVRADDPLNMRAGPGVGHQILTRLAYGTCGVMVRGDCRGTWCPVEDGHYAGWVHARYISMVSPALYCVAGVGQGERLPLRAWPSHGSRVMAELGPRACGIALLPYAREGWQKIRIEGYEGWVPRANLSGQ, encoded by the coding sequence ATGACGATCCTGCCCCCGACTCTGCCCTCGCCCTCCCCGCTCCGCGCCGCCGGCCTCGCGGCGCTCGCCCGTGTCGGCGTCCTCGCACTCGCCGTGCTGGGCCTCGCCTGCGTCGAGGCGCGGGCCGAGCGCGCGCCGACGGCGGACGTCGTGCCGGGCGAGGAGCATTGCGTCGTCAACGTGCGCGCCGACGATCCGCTGAACATGCGCGCCGGCCCGGGCGTCGGCCATCAGATCCTCACGCGCCTCGCCTACGGCACCTGCGGCGTCATGGTGCGCGGCGACTGCCGGGGGACCTGGTGCCCGGTCGAGGACGGGCATTATGCCGGCTGGGTTCACGCCCGCTACATCTCGATGGTCTCGCCGGCGCTCTACTGCGTGGCCGGGGTCGGGCAAGGCGAGCGCCTGCCCCTGCGGGCCTGGCCGTCCCACGGCTCGCGGGTGATGGCCGAGCTCGGCCCCCGCGCCTGCGGCATCGCCTTGCTTCCCTATGCCCGCGAGGGCTGGCAGAAGATCCGCATCGAGGGCTACGAGGGCTGGGTTCCGCGCGCGAACCTGTCGGGGCAATGA
- a CDS encoding DUF1643 domain-containing protein, which yields MTAIVSPCGTWRYRLERPAEGPGAPIAFVMLNPSTADAERDDATIRRVRALARGFGRGRIVVANLYALRARDPKALRAHPDPVGPENDAHLAALAAEGGDVVCAWGVHADPVRAAETTALLAAAGARLWHLGPTRSGAPRHPLYVARGVRLLPYASSAGAA from the coding sequence ATGACCGCGATCGTCTCGCCTTGCGGAACCTGGCGCTACCGGCTCGAGCGGCCGGCGGAGGGGCCGGGCGCGCCGATCGCCTTCGTCATGCTCAACCCCTCCACCGCCGACGCGGAGCGCGACGACGCCACGATCCGGCGCGTGCGGGCGCTGGCGCGCGGATTCGGCCGCGGCCGGATCGTGGTTGCGAACCTCTACGCCCTGCGCGCCCGCGACCCGAAGGCGCTGCGCGCCCATCCCGATCCCGTCGGCCCGGAGAACGACGCCCATCTCGCCGCGCTCGCTGCGGAAGGCGGTGACGTGGTCTGCGCCTGGGGCGTCCATGCCGACCCGGTGCGCGCCGCCGAGACGACGGCGCTGCTCGCCGCCGCCGGTGCGCGGCTGTGGCATCTCGGGCCGACGAGATCGGGGGCGCCGCGCCACCCGCTCTACGTCGCGCGGGGCGTGCGCCTCCTGCCCTACGCGTCGAGCGCGGGCGCCGCCTGA